GGCAAGTCGGTCAAGGTCAGCGGCGACGAGTTCTGGCTCTCGGCCGACGGGGAGATCTCCGGCCCGGAGCGCACCCGCAGCTGGCGCCTCGAGCGTGGCGCCTACACGATGATCCTGCCCCGCTGACGCCGGCGGCTCAGAGCCAGCCCCGCCGCACCGCCTCGACCCCCGCCTGGAAGCGCGTGTCCACGCCGAGCTCGGTCATCAGGGCGGCGACGCGACGGCGGACGGTGCGCAGGCCGATGCCGAGCTTGCGGGCGATCACCTCGTCGGTCGAGCCGGCCATCAGCTGCTCCAGCAGGAACTGCCGCCCGTCCGGACTCACCTTGCCCGCCTCGACCTCGCGCATCGGGGCGGCGCGGGCCCACAGCGACTCGAACCACATGGTCAGCGCGGCGACGATCGAGCGCTGCCGGACGTGCACCCGCGGATCGTCGGTGAAGCCGATCGGCTCGGGGAGCACCGCATGGGTGTCGCCGAAGATGAACATCCGCGTGGGCACCTCCGAGAGGATCCGCACCTGCTCGCCCAGGGACGCGCGCACCCGGAGGGCGTCGGGTGCCTCGGTCAGGGCGCGCGCCGGGTAGATCGCGCGGGAGCGACGCCCCGTGGACATCGCCTCGCCGAGCATCTCGCTGACCCTCGACTCGCGCGGCATCGCCCAGGCGTCCGGCCGCAGCCACAGCATGTCGCCGCGGCTGGTGCGCATCATGACCTGCAGGAGCTCGAACGGGTCGCCGCCGGAGCTGAGCTCGCCGTCGAGCGGCTGGACGTCGGAGACGTGGTGCCGCTCAGGACGGGCGGCGGCGGCGACGAGGTGGGGCACCGCGAGGGAGAGCTCGGCCAGCTTGCCGGCCGACGACGCGGCCGTTCGCGCCTCGCGCAGCACCAGCTCGGAGACCGCCTCCGCGAGGGACGGCACGACGACGCGGTCGTCGGCCACCACGACGAGACCGCGCTCGATGAGCGGGGCGAGGTCGCGCAACAGCTGGTCGGGCCGCGCCTGCACCACCTGCGCGACACCGGCGACCGTGTGACCGGAGACCGGCGCCACCCGGAAGTAGAGCTGCTCGGCACGACGCTCGAGACCGAGCGCGACGAGGACGGAGGACGGGTCACCGGGCATGGTGGCAGTTTAGTGCCAACGGCAGTTTGGACCCGCGTGGCACGGACCGGCCAACACATACTTGACACGCTGGCCGCCGCGGGGGTGTGCGGCCGCACCGCTCCTCGGAGCAAGGCGTCGGAGCCGCCACGGGGGACGGCTCCGGCGCCCACCGATGCCCGCCTTGTGGACGATCTGTGGATGTTGCGTCGACTACTGGTGGCCGTCCCGTTGCCCTTTCGCGGACGAGGGGGCCCCATCGGCTCGCGCGCGCCAGACGTACGACGGGGTCCTCGAGAGGCCGCGTCGGCGTCGCCCGACGGCCGCCGAGTGGCGCGCGTCGGTGGCCCCGCCGTGCCACCGATAGCCTTGCCACATGGCACGAAGTGGACGTCAAGGCGGCGGCGAACCGGTCGACTGGGTGACGCGTGCGGCGGACGACGCCGTACGCCACGCCGGCGAGGGCAACCTGGTGACCGTGGCGTCCGGCGCCTCCCCCAGCGGGCCCATCCACCTGGGCAACCTCCGCGAGTTCATCACCCCGCACTTCGTCGCCGAGGAGCTGAGGCGTCGCGGCGTCCCGGTGCGCCACCTGCACTCGTGGGACGACTTCGACCGGTTCCGCAAGGTGCCGGCCGGTGTGCCTGCGGAGTGGGCCGACCACATCGGCCGGCCGCTGACCTCGGTGCCCGACCCGTGGGAGTGCCACGACAGCTGGGCCGCGCACTTCAAGGCACCGTTGCAGGCGGCGCTGCGCGACCTCGGGGTCGAGATGGAGGAGATCTCCCAGACGCAGATGTACACCTCCGGCGCCTACCGCGAGCAGGTCCTGGAGGCGGTCTCGCGCCGCGACGAGATCGAGGCGGTGCTCGCCCGGCACCGCACCAAGAAGGTCACCGCCGGCGAGGACGCCACCGCACAGGAGGCCGCCGACCTCGCCGACTCCGTCGCCAACGAGGACAGCGAGCCGGCCGGTGCCGGCTCGGGCTCCGACTCCGGCTCCGGCTCCGAGGTGATCGCCCGCTTCCCCTACCGCCCCTACTGCCGCCAGTGCGGTCGCGACACCGTCACCACGACGGCCTACGACGACGCCACCACGACGCTGTCCTACTCCTGCTCCTCCTGCGGCTTCGAGGGCACGACCGACCTGTCCACCGACACCGACGGCAAGCTGGTGTGGAAGGTCGACTGGCCGATGCGCTGGGCGTTCGAGAAGGTCGACTTCGAGCCCGCCGGCCGCGACCACATGACGCCCGGCTCGTCCTACACCGTCGGCACGGAGCTCGTGTCCTCCATCTTCGACTGGCGCGCGCCGGCCCGGGTGATCTACGCGTTCGTCGGCTTCGCCGGAGTGCAGAAGATGTCGTCGTCGGCCGGTGGCGTGCCGACCGCGACCGACGCGCTGCGCATCCTCGAGGCACCGATGCTGCGCTGGCTCTACGTCCGCCGCGCGCCGACGCAGGCCTTCGACATCGACTTCGGCGCGTCCGTCGTCCGGCTCTACGACGAGTGGGACGCGCTCGGCCGCAAGGCCGCCGACCCCGCCAAGGCCGACGTCGCGACCCTGGCGTGGCACCGCGCCTCCGAGACGGCGTCCGCCGGGCGCCTGCCCACCCCCGCCGTCGTGGTCCCCTTCCGCACCCTGTCCTCGGTCGCCGACGTCACCGCCGGGTCGGCCGAGCTCATCTCGCGCATCATCGAGTCCTCCGGCTACCCGCACGAGTCGGTCGCCGACCTCGAGCCCCGGCTGACCAAGGCCATGCAGTGGACGCGCGAGCACGTGCCCGCCGACGAGCGCACCACCGTCCGCGAGACGCCCGACACCGAGCGCCTCGGCTCGCTGACCGAGGACGAGCAGCTGTGGCTGCGGATCTTCCTCGACCGGCTGCCCGACGACGGCGACCTCGAGGCGGTCACCTCGGTGGTCTACGGCGTGCCCAAGGTCGCCCGGGGCCTGGGCTTCGACGACACCCCCACCGACCAGGTCAAGGCCGACCAGAAGGACTTCTTCCGCCTCCTCTACAACCTCCTGGTCGACGCCGACCGCGGCCCCCGCCTGCCCACCCTCGTCCTCGCCCTCGGCCCCGCCAAGGTGCGGCAGCTGCTCGGCGCCTGACTCGCGTGCGCCGGTCGCCGGCACGGCTCGAGCGGTGACTTCCCCGCTCAACCCCACGGATCCGGGTGTCCTAGCGGGGACCAGGCATGCTGAGTGCCGGCACCAGGACGTACGCCCTCCACAGGTGACGCGTTCGGCCGCCCGTCCACAGGCACGGCCCGGGTGCGGTGGCGTGAGCGGTCGCGTCGGCCCATCGTCACCGCATGCGAGATTCGTTGCGAGCACGTGCCCGACGTCAGGACGGGCTGTTCACCCGCCAGCAGGCGCTCCGGGCGGGCTACACCCGGCGTGAGATCGACGCGGCCGTCCGTCCCAACGGTCCGTGGATCGCGGTCCGGACCGGCGTCTACTGCGAGAGGCTGCTGGTCGAGGACGCAGACCAGCGGCTGCGCTGGATGTTCAAGGACCGGGCGGCGCTGCTCGTTGCGCGCCGGCAGGCGGTCCTGAGCCACGACTCCGCGGCGCGTTTCCTCGAGATCGACACGCTCGCGCCGCCGATCCCCGCCACCCACCTCACCCACACGGGCGCGCGCGGCAACCGCACCAACAGCGGGATCGTCCGGCACCGCGACCTCCTGCCGCTGTGCGTCGAGGTGGTGGACGGCCTGCTGGTGACGTCGTACGCCCGCACCGCCATCGACATCGGCCGGCTGCACGGCTTCCTGCCGGGACTGGTTGCCGTCGACGCGGTCCGCGGGAAGGGCGTGCCGCTCGCCGACCTGGCGGCAGAGCTCGCGCGGATGGGCAACCACCCCCACATCGCGCGCGCCCGTGCGGCCGTCGCCGCCTCTGACGCAGGGGCGGAGAGCGTCCTGGAGACCCTCGGCCGCCAGCTGGTCCGCGAGCTCGAGATCGGTGAGGTCGAGACGCAGTTCGCCGTCGGGCTGGCCGACGGGCGAGTCGTCTGGTGCGACATCCGGGTAGGACGCCACATCTTCGAGTGCCACGGCATGCTCAAGCTCGTCCCGGTCGAGCGGGGCGGCGTCGCGACACAACCCGCCGAGCAGGTGCTGTGGAAGGAGAGGGCGCGACAGGTCGCGATCAGCGCGGAGGGCCTCGGCGTGTCCAGCATCGTGTGGGCGGACTGCCTCGGCCAGGCGCGCGACCGCGCGCTTGCCAGGCTCCGGCGGGAGTACGCCGTCACCGAGGCGCGGTTCGGCCGGGAGCTCCCGCCCCACCTGCGCCGGTTTGCCGACGACCACCCCCGGCGGCGCGACGGTGCCCTGTGGACCACGGCGAGCCACGCGGCCTGACCGCGCGCCCGGCACCGCTGGGACACCCGCGTCCCCGCTGGACACGTCGGATCCGACGTGTTGAGCGGGGACGAGCCCGCTTGAGCCAAGGGGGAAGCCTGCCCAAGGGGGAAGCCTGCCCGAGGGGGGAAGCCTGGGCGGGGGCGATGCCCGAGGGCGAGGGCCAGCCCGAGGCAGAGGCCCCGCCCGGGCGGGGGCGGGGGCGGTCCTAGGGTTGCCCCATGACCTCCGGACCCTTCGGCGGCGACCTGATGGCCGGTCCCCCGCCCACCCACCTCCCCGCCGACCCCGCCGACGCCGAGCTCGCGGGCGGCGACGCCCCGGCGGCCGTCGTACGCCGTCACCCGGCGTCGCCGACCGCGTGGGCCGCCCTGGCCCAGCAGGCCCGCGACGCCGGCGCCGACGACGTCACGGTCTACGCCTACGCCCGCGTCGGCTACCACCGCTCGCTCGACCAGCTGCGCCGCAACGGCTGGAAGGGCCACGGGCCGGTGCCGTGGGAGCACGAGCCCAACCGCGGGTTCCTCCGCTCCCTCGCCCTCCTCGCCCTGGCCGCGCGCGCCATCGGCGAGACCGAGGAGTGGGAGCGCTGCGCGACGTTCCTCCGTGACTCCAGCCCGGCAGCGGCCGACGAGCTCCTCTGAGGGCGAGGTCGTGGCCACGGGCCGGCTGACCGACCCGCCGGGCGTGGTCTTCGATCTCGACGGCACCCTCATCGACTCCGAGCCCTCGTGGGCGCGCGGGTTCTCACTCGGCCTCGCGCAGGTGCTCGAGGCGCACGGCCACGGCACCCACGACCTCCGCCCGGAGGACATGGCACGGTTCCAGGGCGGCCGGGTGCCCGACACCGTCGCCGCGACCCTGGCCGACCTCGGACTCGATGCGGCGCTCGACGCCGGCGAGACCCGTCAGGTCGTCCAGGCGGTGATCGACTGGGTCTGCGCCGACGTCGCCGCCGCCCCCGTCCCGATCCCGGAGGCCGTCGAGCTGGCCCACGCGCTGCATCGGCGCGGCATTCGGCTCGCCGTGGCGTCGTCGTCGGCGCTGCCGTTCATCGACGCGGCGCTCGAGGTGCTCGGGCTGCGCGAGGCGATCCCGGTCCGCACCTCGGCCATCGACCTCCCCCGGGGCAAGCCCGACCCCCTCGTCTACGTCCTCACGCTGCACGAGATGGGGCTGCCGGCCTCACGGGTGGTCGCCATCGAGGACTCACCGGTGGGCGTGGAGTCGGCGGTCCGCGCCGGCCTGCGGTGCGTGTGGTTCATGCCGGGAGCACCGGACGCCGAGCGCGCCGACCGGGTGCGTGCCCTGAAGGCCGCGGACACGGGGTCAGGGACGCTCGCCGCGCAGGTCGACGCCCTCGTCGCCCCGGTGCCGCACCTGCGCGCCGACGACGTGCTGCGGATGATCGGGGCCGACGCCCGCTGAGCCGGGCGGACCCCACTCAGTGCCTCAGCGGCCGAGCGCCGTGCCGGCGGAGCGCAGGTTCTCGCAGGCCTCGACGACGCGCGCGGCCATCCCGGCCTCGGCGGCCTTGCCCCAGGCGCGGGGGTCGTAGGCCTTCTTGTTGCCGACCTCGCCGTCGACCTTGAGCACGCCGTCGTAGTTGCTGAACATGTGCCCCGCCACCGGGCGGGTGAAGGCGTACTGGGTGTCGGTGTCGACGTTCATCTTCACCACGCCGAAGTCGACGGCGTCGCTGATCTCCTGCGCGGTCGAGCCCGAGCCGCCGTGGAAGACCAGGTCGAACGGGCGGGCGTCGGCGCCGAGGCCGAGCTCGGACGCGGCGGCCTCCTGGGCGGACTTGAGGATCTCCGGGCGCAGCTTGACGTTGCCCGGCTTGTAGACGCCGTGCACGTTGCCGAACGTCAGCGCCG
The sequence above is drawn from the Nocardioides sp. zg-1228 genome and encodes:
- a CDS encoding DNA-binding response regulator, which encodes MPGDPSSVLVALGLERRAEQLYFRVAPVSGHTVAGVAQVVQARPDQLLRDLAPLIERGLVVVADDRVVVPSLAEAVSELVLREARTAASSAGKLAELSLAVPHLVAAAARPERHHVSDVQPLDGELSSGGDPFELLQVMMRTSRGDMLWLRPDAWAMPRESRVSEMLGEAMSTGRRSRAIYPARALTEAPDALRVRASLGEQVRILSEVPTRMFIFGDTHAVLPEPIGFTDDPRVHVRQRSIVAALTMWFESLWARAAPMREVEAGKVSPDGRQFLLEQLMAGSTDEVIARKLGIGLRTVRRRVAALMTELGVDTRFQAGVEAVRRGWL
- a CDS encoding DUF3151 domain-containing protein, which gives rise to MTSGPFGGDLMAGPPPTHLPADPADAELAGGDAPAAVVRRHPASPTAWAALAQQARDAGADDVTVYAYARVGYHRSLDQLRRNGWKGHGPVPWEHEPNRGFLRSLALLALAARAIGETEEWERCATFLRDSSPAAADELL
- the lysS gene encoding lysine--tRNA ligase; the protein is MARSGRQGGGEPVDWVTRAADDAVRHAGEGNLVTVASGASPSGPIHLGNLREFITPHFVAEELRRRGVPVRHLHSWDDFDRFRKVPAGVPAEWADHIGRPLTSVPDPWECHDSWAAHFKAPLQAALRDLGVEMEEISQTQMYTSGAYREQVLEAVSRRDEIEAVLARHRTKKVTAGEDATAQEAADLADSVANEDSEPAGAGSGSDSGSGSEVIARFPYRPYCRQCGRDTVTTTAYDDATTTLSYSCSSCGFEGTTDLSTDTDGKLVWKVDWPMRWAFEKVDFEPAGRDHMTPGSSYTVGTELVSSIFDWRAPARVIYAFVGFAGVQKMSSSAGGVPTATDALRILEAPMLRWLYVRRAPTQAFDIDFGASVVRLYDEWDALGRKAADPAKADVATLAWHRASETASAGRLPTPAVVVPFRTLSSVADVTAGSAELISRIIESSGYPHESVADLEPRLTKAMQWTREHVPADERTTVRETPDTERLGSLTEDEQLWLRIFLDRLPDDGDLEAVTSVVYGVPKVARGLGFDDTPTDQVKADQKDFFRLLYNLLVDADRGPRLPTLVLALGPAKVRQLLGA
- a CDS encoding HAD family phosphatase translates to MTPARQRPTSSSEGEVVATGRLTDPPGVVFDLDGTLIDSEPSWARGFSLGLAQVLEAHGHGTHDLRPEDMARFQGGRVPDTVAATLADLGLDAALDAGETRQVVQAVIDWVCADVAAAPVPIPEAVELAHALHRRGIRLAVASSSALPFIDAALEVLGLREAIPVRTSAIDLPRGKPDPLVYVLTLHEMGLPASRVVAIEDSPVGVESAVRAGLRCVWFMPGAPDAERADRVRALKAADTGSGTLAAQVDALVAPVPHLRADDVLRMIGADAR